The sequence below is a genomic window from Lagopus muta isolate bLagMut1 chromosome 9, bLagMut1 primary, whole genome shotgun sequence.
gCGTCCACCTGCACAGCTTTGCATGTTTCAAAAGatgtttgcagagcagctttgTGTATTTTCCAGGTCACTTATCTCaccaactgaaagaaaatggggGCTCCAGGAATCTGCTCTCAACAGTACCAAACTCCTGAGGAGGTTGCTACAAAGAGGCGACTCTTATCATTGGGGGATGCTTTGAATGATCTTTTGTTTCTATTCACACGTGTGTGTGCAGAAACGTGGAATTGTCTTTGGATTTTGGATTGCGGGTGGGTTTCAGGAATCCAGAAGGTTGTCTCTCCTCTGTCAATATTTGTGCCTGGTTAATGATCAACCTCATGACCTCACGGCGCTTCCTGGTGCGCATCCAAATCTCTTTCCTGTCGCccctaaaaaataaaagaaaaagaagtgagtATAAATGCACGTTTCTGTGTAAAAGCGAATGCATTCTGGATCCTGTTTTTTGGCAGATGACACAGATAGCAAAGAGGTACGTGCTGTCAGACCCCTGTGAAGGTAGCAGGGAGACATGTTTGGAGCCAGGCATGTGGTGCATGGTTTCCTAATCGGAGCTTGCAAATGCAGTCTTAGTTGACAGAACGCTCCGTAGCCACTGTCATTGGAGACCACGGACTGCTGTGGAGCTCAGACCTCACCACAGCCCTTGGCaatgcaggcagggctgtggcagGGAGTGCTGCTCTGGCTGGGCCTGACTCGTGCCTGCTGCCTCATCTCAGCTCCTCTGTCACTTCTGAGAGCTTTGGATCAGaccctgtgctgctttctgggcTAGGTCCATCTGTGCACATCACCCTGCAAACTGTTGGCATTCCTACAGCATTGGACATTCCTACAACAATGGAAATCACATCCAAACGAACTCAGTAGAActtgctctctttctcccttctcttgctCCTACTCCCTTTTGTTGCTCTCTTGTTTGCAGGCTGGCTGCCCATTGCTGGTGCTGTGGCAGCTCACCCATCTCATCTCATTCACCTTTTCCCTCTGAAGGAAAGTCGGAGTTTTCCAAATGCCCACTgagatggagagcagctcctcGCTGGCGATGTTCATCCTGCTGATGTGCTCCATCAACAGCAGCTGTCCATACTCATATTCAGGTGGGTACTTCTAATGATGTTTTTAACCTAACTGACTTGAGAGAATCTCAGCACACTGTCCTGCAGGTTCGAGAAGGACTTCCTGAAATGCACAAGAGGAAAATGAGTACTTGGTTGTGTTTCCATGAGACATCAGCCATTTGTAACTTCCTTCTTAGGCccatgttctgtttttcctgtactGTCTTGTGACATTAAAGCCCAAATTTGAATTACAATTTGCAATTACAGCAATGTTCTTAGGCCTTCAGAAATTCCCTCAGCTTCAATACAAAAACAGCACTTGTAAAGGTGATCGAATCTTTAATACAGCAGGAGATTTTAGGGATGAAATCGACGgttcaattttgtttttctagtgTTCATGAGGAAAGATGCAGCGCATGAGGTGCTGAGGGTCCACAAACGTGCCAACTATTTTCTAGAAGAGATCCGCCCAGGGAACTTGGAGAGAGAATGCAATGAGGAGAAGTGCTCATTTGAGGAGGCAAAGGAGATCTTCCATTCGCAGGAGAAAACGGTGAAGAAGTGAACAGTGAGCTGGAAGGACTTGTCCTGGAAGGGATTCCACCAACAGATCAACCCAACGCTAACTTCAGTTGACTTACCAATAGCAAATAATGTTCTGTCCTTTTAATTCCAGATCCCAACTCTTCAGATAGCTATAAAGGCACAAAGCAGGGAAACGTGCAGGGGGAAGCTTGGTTTGGGTGGCAGGGGAAcaggaggaggagcagatgCTACTCCTGATGAACTTGCTGCATGGGTGCTCTCACTCCATAGTGCCCTGTTCTGGGGCTATGTAATCCACTTGCCTTAACCTGGTTCAGAGCAAAGAGCTGTAGTGTTCAGCACAAGTTAGAATGGCACGAATTGCTGCACTCTCCCCGTCCTCAGGTGAGCAGTgtgtctgtgtctgtgctgctgggcattgccagcagctgggagttGGCAGAAAGGATTTCACACATTGCAGCTCTCGGCTTTAGGCGTCAAATCTGCAGGAATATCCAGAATGCTGCAAGGGGCCTGGGCTGCTTTCTAGCCTTAGGTGCCTTAGGTGCAGGGTCTTCAAAGAGCTGCgtgctggaaaagcagctgtacagcagctgctgtacCCAGAACTTCTTTTTGTGagcacctcagcacagcagcacgaTTCTGGCCTTTTCAGGGGGCTCAGCCTTGCTCAGATCAATACAAGGTGAGGGAGGACCTTGTTCCCGTTGCACCCAGCTGGGTTGCAAGGCTGCAGGCATTCTGCTGGGGACCTTGCAAAGCAGGAGTTTGCACTTTGAGTTTTATCCCAGTACAATCCaattgctgctctctgctccgGAGCATGCTGATAATGAAGAGGATTTTATGGTCCTAATCAAACTCTTGCTTtacatggaaacaaaaatttgttttctaaatgacTAATAACCAGTATGGCCACTTAgtgactgttttctttcatgatttCTTGCAGATGGAGTTTTGGTTCAACTACAAAGGTGGGTAGAACAAAAATTACAAATGATTATTCATTGTGTTCCTTCTGGGTACAAAGAATTCTGTGGAAATTTAAAACCAAGCGTCTCTCAATCCCTGAATTAcattgtgctgtgttttttcttagGTTTAAATCCATGCACTACAAATCCTTGTAAGAATGGGGGAGTTTGCAAAATAAGACGCTACAGTTACTTTTGCATCTGCCCCCCGAAATTTGGAGGAGACAACTGTGAAAAAGGTGAGTAGAGGAATGCACACATGGACATTGAGTGAAGGAAGAATTAAGGCTGGGATTTGTTCCCTGGACACTTTTCATTGGGGTTCTCGATGCTGACTTCACGTGTGCAATGCATACCTGGTTGGTTGGTTAAGGTTAACCCTTTAGAATGGGTTGTGCACAGGAGGGCAGCActgtctgtcacacagcagctgccattCTGGCCCCTTGCACTGATCTTTGCAAGCCCAGCGGAAAGCATGAGCTCATCTCCCACTtcctctcttgctgccttgcttccttccttcctttcttccctccttctcttccttcctccttcactCTCTcccatcttcccttcctctttctgtcCTGCCCTTCAatctctccatctcctcccaCCTCAGTTATTCCAtccctccctttcctttcccccttcctttccACATCTCAATTCCTTCAttccctccctgccttcccatcCTCCATTCTTTGCTCTCTCCTTaactcctttccttcccttcctctccctccattcttcccccttctcctcACCAATTCCTCCCCTCTTCTCCTatcctccttttctctgtccCATCCTtccatttcccttccttccttcttcccactCTCCCTCTGGTTTCCTGCCTCTTTTCCTGCCCTACTTTATCCAACCACCACACACTCCTCTCTCAACcctctcttccctccttcccacccTACCTCTCTTTATGATTTCCTCCACCCTCCCTTTACccttctctccctgcctccctTCCTTCATCCCACCCTTCCCTTCAGCCTTCCTACCTTATCTGTTCTTCTCTGCCTTCCCTGtgtctgtttccattttctccctCACACTTCCATCACTCTtcatctctctctccccccttcatcctcttcttcctccctccctcctttcatCACCTTTCTGCCTGCCTCTCCTTCAGTCCCTGATgccttccctttccccccctcACTAACTGCTCTGCAGTACCTCTCTCTCCGGGCCCTGTTTGCAGCACTAACCTCGCACTGTGCTTCCACTGCAGAGAAGTTGGAGTGCTGGTACAAGAACGGTGGCTGCTGGCAGTActgctgggacagcagctccttccaGGTGCAGTGCTCCTGTGCCAAGGGCTACACCCTGCACGAGGACGGGAAGAAGTGCGTGCAAACAGGTACTGTGCACCCAGCTACTGGAGCTTGTGCTTGGTGTGTGGAAAATGAAACGTTTGGATGCCTCTCGGTTAGCCTTCCTGCAACCCTGTGCCCCTGTAAGCACAAATGGAGGCAGGACAGCAGTAGGGGCAGGAATGAGTCCGTTCCTCCCACCAGCATCTCCTGACACAGCATCAAGCACCCGTTGCTCacagcctttctctttttcccccagCCCCGTTTCCATGTGGCCTGATCAGAGCCCGGCGTGCCTTGGAGGAAGCGCGGCACGAGGTGGCCACGTGGAACAGCAGCACAACTCCTGCAGTTAAACAGGCCAAGGGGAAGCAAAGTGCTGCCGGGGAAAAGGAAGCTCTAAAGGATGCATCTGGGCAAAGCACAGCCGTGGAGGACGATGCTGGGCAGGAAGGTGGGGACCCCAATCAGCAGCCCACAGAGGGACCGGCCTGGCAGAATGAGACAGCGGCTGTCATGCAGGAGGAAATGGTGGAGAAAACTTCTGGGCAGAACCAGAGCGGGCAGAGCAGCGGGCAGGACAAGACAGGGGCAGTGCAGCACGTGCCTGGGGGTCTCCATGCCAGTGACAATGCAGAAGTCTCAGCCACACCTCAGTGCCCCCAGAGGAACACCAGCACccccacagagcacagagacTCCAGGATAACTGGAGGAACGTTGTGTCATCGGGGACAGTGCCCCTGGCAGGTAATGAGCACACCTGGGTGCTTGCTGTGCAACTGggtccagctggagcagctttCAGCAATGGTTGCTGAGGTTGGGTCTGTAGGTCAGCAGTAATTCAAGCAAACACCACGTATTTATTTcccaaactgcatttttaatccATGTGTTTCACTTGTTGCTGTTTGCATGTTTAGTGCTTTCTCAGCTACAGCAGCTGGCTCTTCTGCTCTCGTTCACTTTGTTTCTGTCTGCTTGTGGTGCTGGATGCTTTCTGAAATGGCTGTTTGTATTTCTAGTCTATGTGCCCAGGTGAGATTTTTGTCCTGAGCCTTTCAGAGGATCCCAACCTGAAGGCAAATGGCAAACAGGGGAACTTCCACAATCCCTCTTTCGTGCCCTTTGTCACTAttactgcagcagtgctgttctcaCGCAGGTTTTGATCCGTGACAGCAGAGATATTGGTTTCTGTGGAGGGAGTTTGATCAACAGCCGCTGGGTGATCACAGCTGCTCACTGCCTCGATCTTGTCAGACCTCACCACGTGACCATAGGTGAGTACCAGTCAGCACTGCACGCCCCTACAAACCCAGAGGTGATCTCATTTTAAATGGCAGCATTGTGCAGCAGGCTTGGTGTCTCAGATCTGCCCACTTCTCAGGGCCTGGTAAGATAACAGCACTGGTGGCAGTAGCAAGCTGGCACCCTCACCCCAGGCGTGCTGCAGTACAGCCTTGTGCTTGAGACCTCAAGGAAAAGAGGGACAGCAGCAGCGAGCAGAACACAGGCCAGGTAACTGGCACAGACCAGTGCTGCATCTTTATGTCAGAATCCTGAGTGCTGCCCTTCCAAATAGTTCTTGACAACATTGGCGGTGAAGTCCCTACCCAGgactctgctgctgttgctggttCGCCCCTAAGGAGCCAACTGGAAAAGCCGAGTTGCAAGAAGTTACTTCACACAGCTGGCTTCCTTTGTCAAAGCACTGATACATGAGCTTCCTGCTCCCCCAATACTGAGCAGGCCCATCACGTGTGGCTTCCCTTTAACTTGTTGTGGCTACAGGTGACTTCGACAAGTACCAGAGAGAACTGAAGGAGCAGAAGATAGGTGTGGAACGGAGCTGGACGCATCCGCACTACGATTCCAACAACTACGACGGGGACATCGCCCTGCTGTACCTGAGCAGCGAGGTGGTTTTTAACGATTACGCCATTCCCATCTGCCTGCCCAGCCCCaagctggcagccctgctggccGAGGAAGGACGAGTGGGGATGGTGAGCGGCTGGGGCGCCACGCACAGCCGGGGCTCCACGCTGCGCTTCCTCATGCGGGTGCGGCTGCCCGTTGTGAGCATGGACACGTGCCAGCAGGCCACGCACAGGCTGGTGACAGACAACATGTTCTGTGCTGGGTACGGCACCGAAGCTGCGGATGCCTGCAAGGGCGACAGCGGAGGCCCGTTTGCTGTGTCTTACCACAACACTTGGTTCCTGCTGGGCATCGTAAGCTGGG
It includes:
- the LOC125697872 gene encoding venom prothrombin activator notecarin-D2-like isoform X2 — encoded protein: MPTEMESSSSLAMFILLMCSINSSCPYSYSVFMRKDAAHEVLRVHKRANYFLEEIRPGNLERECNEEKCSFEEAKEIFHSQEKTMEFWFNYKGLNPCTTNPCKNGGVCKIRRYSYFCICPPKFGGDNCEKEKLECWYKNGGCWQYCWDSSSFQVQCSCAKGYTLHEDGKKCVQTAPFPCGLIRARRALEEARHEVATWNSSTTPAVKQAKGKQSAAGEKEALKDASGQSTAVEDDAGQEGGDPNQQPTEGPAWQNETAAVMQEEMVEKTSGQNQSGQSSGQDKTGAVQHVPGGLHASDNAEVSATPQCPQRNTSTPTEHRDSRITGGTLCHRGQCPWQVLIRDSRDIGFCGGSLINSRWVITAAHCLDLVRPHHVTIGDFDKYQRELKEQKIGVERSWTHPHYDSNNYDGDIALLYLSSEVVFNDYAIPICLPSPKLAALLAEEGRVGMVSGWGATHSRGSTLRFLMRVRLPVVSMDTCQQATHRLVTDNMFCAGYGTEAADACKGDSGGPFAVSYHNTWFLLGIVSWGDGCAERGKYGVYTRVSNYLPWIKETVESVADSEKFSINFS
- the LOC125697872 gene encoding venom prothrombin activator notecarin-D2-like isoform X1; this encodes MINLMTSRRFLVRIQISFLSPLKNKRKRSEYKCTFLCKSECILDPVFWQMTQIAKRKVGVFQMPTEMESSSSLAMFILLMCSINSSCPYSYSVFMRKDAAHEVLRVHKRANYFLEEIRPGNLERECNEEKCSFEEAKEIFHSQEKTMEFWFNYKGLNPCTTNPCKNGGVCKIRRYSYFCICPPKFGGDNCEKEKLECWYKNGGCWQYCWDSSSFQVQCSCAKGYTLHEDGKKCVQTAPFPCGLIRARRALEEARHEVATWNSSTTPAVKQAKGKQSAAGEKEALKDASGQSTAVEDDAGQEGGDPNQQPTEGPAWQNETAAVMQEEMVEKTSGQNQSGQSSGQDKTGAVQHVPGGLHASDNAEVSATPQCPQRNTSTPTEHRDSRITGGTLCHRGQCPWQVLIRDSRDIGFCGGSLINSRWVITAAHCLDLVRPHHVTIGDFDKYQRELKEQKIGVERSWTHPHYDSNNYDGDIALLYLSSEVVFNDYAIPICLPSPKLAALLAEEGRVGMVSGWGATHSRGSTLRFLMRVRLPVVSMDTCQQATHRLVTDNMFCAGYGTEAADACKGDSGGPFAVSYHNTWFLLGIVSWGDGCAERGKYGVYTRVSNYLPWIKETVESVADSEKFSINFS